A genomic region of Thermodesulfobium narugense DSM 14796 contains the following coding sequences:
- the thrC gene encoding threonine synthase: MFYKSTRGSDKKLLASETILEGLSEDGGLFVPEQIPTINIKEVSKLERYQDVAFLILKNFLTDYTDDEISYCIERAYNFDKFDSKFVAPIFILNKNCSITELWHGPTQAFKDIALQIMPLLLSIAKDKNNVKNEIVILVATSGDTGKAALEGYRDVKGTKIIVFFPHNGVSEIQRLQMVTQEGTNTFSFAVKGNFDDVQNSVKSIFNDIILNKKLLQNGFELSSANSINWGRLVPQIVYYFYSYIQGLKNNLFDINSEINFVVPTGNFGNILAGYYAKKMGLPVKKLICASNSNNVLTDFINTGIYNRKRKFYKTISPSMDILISSNLERLLYDLSDSDAGYISKLMNQLKEKGEYKINNDLHSKIKDLFWADWADDVETKEQIYKDFKENNYLLDTHTAVGRTVYLKYISQTKDFTPTFILSTANPYKFSISIYEALFGKPEYDKSEFDLMFEIEEKTKVLIPAPLRSLKEKDIIHKSIINKEHMVDEILKILGIKS, translated from the coding sequence ATGTTTTATAAAAGCACTAGAGGAAGTGATAAAAAACTCTTAGCTTCTGAGACTATTCTAGAAGGCTTATCAGAAGATGGAGGACTTTTTGTTCCTGAACAAATACCAACGATTAATATAAAAGAAGTTTCGAAATTGGAAAGGTATCAAGATGTTGCTTTTTTAATACTAAAAAATTTTTTAACGGATTATACTGACGATGAGATAAGCTATTGTATAGAAAGAGCCTATAATTTTGATAAATTTGATAGTAAATTTGTTGCTCCTATTTTTATTCTTAATAAAAACTGTTCAATAACTGAATTATGGCATGGTCCAACACAAGCGTTTAAGGATATTGCTCTTCAAATTATGCCGCTTTTATTATCTATTGCGAAGGATAAAAATAATGTAAAAAATGAAATTGTTATTTTGGTGGCAACATCTGGTGATACAGGCAAGGCAGCTCTTGAAGGGTATAGGGATGTAAAGGGTACTAAAATTATTGTTTTTTTCCCTCACAACGGAGTGAGTGAAATTCAAAGATTGCAAATGGTTACTCAGGAAGGAACAAACACATTTTCTTTCGCAGTGAAAGGAAATTTTGATGATGTTCAAAACAGCGTAAAATCAATTTTTAACGACATAATTTTAAACAAAAAGCTCTTGCAAAACGGTTTTGAACTTTCTTCTGCAAATTCGATAAATTGGGGGAGACTAGTTCCCCAAATAGTGTATTATTTTTATTCTTATATCCAAGGTTTGAAAAATAATTTGTTTGATATAAATTCAGAAATAAATTTTGTTGTTCCTACTGGCAACTTTGGTAATATATTGGCTGGCTACTATGCGAAGAAGATGGGTCTACCGGTTAAAAAACTTATTTGTGCTTCAAACAGCAACAACGTCCTTACAGACTTTATAAATACAGGAATATACAATAGAAAAAGGAAATTTTATAAAACTATTTCGCCTTCAATGGACATTTTGATTTCTAGCAATTTAGAAAGATTATTATATGATTTGTCTGATTCAGATGCAGGCTATATTTCAAAGCTAATGAACCAACTAAAAGAAAAAGGTGAATACAAGATAAATAATGATTTACACTCCAAGATAAAAGATCTGTTTTGGGCTGATTGGGCTGATGACGTGGAGACAAAGGAGCAAATTTATAAAGATTTTAAAGAAAATAATTATCTTTTAGATACGCATACTGCAGTAGGAAGAACAGTTTACCTAAAATATATCAGTCAAACGAAAGACTTTACACCGACATTTATATTGTCTACCGCAAACCCTTATAAATTTTCTATAAGTATCTACGAAGCCCTATTTGGTAAGCCAGAATATGATAAAAGTGAATTTGATTTAATGTTTGAAATAGAAGAAAAAACAAAGGTTCTAATTCCAGCACCACTAAGGTCTCTAAAAGAGAAAGACATAATTCATAAAAGTATAATAAATAAAGAACATATGGTAGATGAAATACTGAAAATCTTAGGTATAAAGTCATAA
- a CDS encoding 5-formyltetrahydrofolate cyclo-ligase translates to MEKILIREKILRKRESLGLDFQKSMSQVICSLIIKSFFYLESNSLMLYSSIRGEVDLKALYTDALKRHKKVFLPTVSLKSIKINPIQCFVDTIWEKGPYGIFEPLCKPNKIKQKDFDLVFVPGVAFDRNFNRIGFGKGFYDKFLKKLPKTTLKIGVAFDIQIVENINSDPWDIKMDLLVTEKGFLCREES, encoded by the coding sequence ATGGAGAAAATATTAATAAGAGAAAAAATCCTCAGAAAAAGAGAAAGTCTTGGTTTAGATTTCCAAAAATCTATGAGTCAGGTTATTTGTTCCCTGATTATAAAAAGTTTTTTTTATTTGGAGTCTAATAGCTTGATGTTATATTCTTCCATAAGAGGCGAGGTTGATCTTAAAGCTTTGTACACCGATGCTTTAAAAAGACATAAAAAAGTGTTTTTGCCAACTGTTTCTCTAAAAAGCATTAAGATTAACCCAATTCAATGTTTTGTAGATACTATATGGGAAAAAGGACCGTATGGCATTTTTGAACCTTTATGTAAACCTAACAAAATAAAGCAAAAGGATTTTGATCTTGTTTTTGTTCCAGGAGTTGCTTTTGATCGCAACTTTAATAGAATAGGCTTTGGTAAGGGTTTTTACGATAAATTTTTGAAAAAATTACCAAAAACGACTTTGAAAATTGGCGTAGCGTTTGATATTCAAATAGTTGAAAACATTAACTCAGATCCTTGGGACATTAAAATGGACTTACTTGTTACTGAAAAGGGCTTTCTTTGTAGAGAGGAATCTTGA
- a CDS encoding sensor domain-containing diguanylate cyclase: MILNILKRIRQYKILTVFLLFLPTIFVIFWIVNSEVLDFFNAQLIVENDARNLASLYAAEISKKLDSKFETLKFIGSLLLSNQSSDNVVDKETANFIRYLTKFYSDTPAFSIYSKEDKIIFTTLPKINDVPKIKFFPVSKNPDYQLGLVHIGLFHTEVLNERYILRDSLGKPLYYIRTAYFLDNLLSSDIKSKKFNLIVKDLRNNELLGRLSDGIFIKNASIISGNEIIVIVPGYPFEIKAVYPKKLIWETYINTSLKRLFVEGFVLFLMILVNVFIFFYINKKEREKKNLQRIVDFGTVLTQINQLISNVQDELTLYQSICDIAVNYGHLKLAFVAKPDKDGVFRILAATGETDYAYSAFISIKPEIPEGQGSSGKTWRNKIPNYVQSFEKENFTAPWRNLAKKYGIKSSATIPIFKKDDIWATLSVYHSEENVFTGDLKKLLEELSKDISIGLDRLDFRKRENEISKIRKSIIENALIGIALVKNRIFLQVNPKFAQIFGYSDLEELIGKPTKILFFDEEEYKRVDMIYNNLFANKKVELIELHQKRKDNQLIICEATVNVIDEDEKVTIWTVQDITERKKAQLELERAYFLLNNIIENLPDATFVINYEGKIISWNKALEALTGKTKEKMIGKNYIDYSVLFYDEPRPLLANLILNKNEKFLKENYKVIYKSENIIYAETFTPKIYNNTGAYVFVAVSKLTDREGNVIGAIESIRDITENKKMEEELYELSVKDSLTDSYNRRYFEKRLEEEIERTKRSNIPFSLIMLDIDDFKVVNDNYGHEIGDKVLINIVKLVKNRIRKTDFIARWGGEEFMILLTNTNLHFAKKLALELKGGMYKLDIPEIEFVTASFGVTTYHESDTVNSIVKRVDKLMYAAKAAGKDCVMCDFDVQNL; this comes from the coding sequence ATGATTTTAAATATTTTAAAAAGAATAAGACAATACAAAATACTTACAGTTTTTTTACTATTTCTACCTACAATATTTGTTATTTTTTGGATAGTTAATAGTGAGGTTCTTGATTTTTTTAATGCTCAACTAATAGTCGAAAATGATGCAAGAAATTTAGCTTCTTTGTACGCAGCTGAAATATCAAAAAAACTTGATTCAAAGTTTGAAACTCTTAAATTCATTGGAAGTTTGTTGTTGAGCAACCAGTCATCTGATAATGTAGTTGATAAAGAAACTGCTAATTTTATAAGATATCTAACTAAATTTTATTCTGACACACCTGCTTTTAGCATATATTCTAAAGAAGATAAAATTATTTTTACCACTCTTCCAAAAATCAATGACGTACCTAAAATAAAATTTTTTCCAGTAAGTAAAAATCCAGACTATCAGCTTGGTTTAGTTCACATAGGTTTGTTTCATACTGAAGTGTTAAATGAAAGATATATATTAAGAGATTCCCTTGGCAAACCACTTTATTACATTCGTACAGCATATTTTTTAGATAATTTACTTTCTAGTGATATAAAGAGTAAAAAATTCAATTTGATAGTAAAAGATTTAAGAAACAATGAACTATTAGGAAGATTATCGGATGGGATTTTTATAAAAAACGCATCAATTATTAGTGGAAATGAAATAATAGTTATAGTCCCTGGATACCCTTTTGAAATAAAAGCGGTTTATCCCAAAAAACTAATTTGGGAAACCTATATAAACACATCTTTAAAAAGACTATTTGTTGAAGGATTTGTTTTATTTTTAATGATTCTTGTAAATGTTTTTATATTTTTTTACATAAATAAGAAAGAAAGAGAAAAGAAAAATCTTCAAAGAATCGTCGATTTTGGAACTGTTTTAACGCAAATAAATCAATTGATCTCAAATGTACAAGATGAACTAACTTTGTATCAATCAATATGTGATATAGCTGTGAATTATGGTCATCTAAAACTTGCATTCGTTGCCAAACCAGATAAAGATGGTGTATTTAGAATCTTGGCTGCAACTGGTGAAACCGATTACGCTTATTCTGCTTTTATCTCTATTAAACCTGAAATACCTGAAGGCCAGGGATCATCTGGAAAAACGTGGAGAAATAAAATCCCTAATTATGTCCAATCATTCGAAAAGGAAAATTTTACAGCCCCATGGAGAAATTTAGCTAAAAAATATGGTATAAAGTCAAGCGCTACTATTCCAATATTTAAAAAGGATGATATATGGGCTACTTTATCAGTCTATCACTCTGAAGAAAACGTTTTTACAGGTGATTTAAAAAAATTGTTAGAAGAACTCTCAAAAGATATTTCAATTGGCTTAGATAGATTAGACTTTAGAAAAAGAGAAAATGAGATATCAAAAATTAGAAAGAGTATTATTGAAAATGCTCTAATTGGTATAGCACTTGTAAAAAATAGGATTTTTTTACAGGTTAATCCCAAATTTGCTCAAATATTCGGCTACTCTGATCTAGAAGAACTTATCGGAAAACCAACGAAAATATTGTTTTTTGATGAAGAAGAATATAAGAGAGTTGATATGATATATAACAATTTATTTGCTAATAAAAAAGTTGAACTTATAGAGCTCCATCAAAAAAGGAAGGATAATCAGTTAATTATTTGTGAAGCTACAGTAAATGTTATCGACGAGGATGAAAAAGTTACTATCTGGACCGTCCAAGATATCACTGAAAGAAAAAAGGCTCAACTTGAATTAGAAAGAGCATATTTTCTTTTAAATAATATTATAGAAAACTTACCTGATGCCACCTTTGTTATAAATTATGAAGGGAAAATCATATCATGGAATAAAGCTTTGGAAGCTTTGACAGGCAAAACAAAAGAAAAGATGATAGGAAAAAACTATATAGATTATTCTGTATTGTTTTATGATGAGCCAAGACCATTATTAGCTAACTTAATCTTAAACAAAAATGAAAAGTTTTTAAAAGAAAACTACAAAGTGATTTATAAATCAGAAAATATAATTTATGCAGAAACTTTTACTCCAAAAATATACAACAACACAGGAGCATATGTATTTGTTGCGGTATCTAAGTTGACGGATAGAGAAGGAAACGTAATTGGAGCAATAGAATCGATAAGAGACATTACAGAAAACAAAAAAATGGAGGAAGAATTGTATGAACTATCTGTCAAAGATTCGCTAACTGACTCTTACAACAGAAGATATTTTGAAAAAAGATTAGAAGAAGAGATTGAGAGAACAAAACGAAGCAACATACCTTTTTCGCTTATAATGCTTGATATTGATGATTTTAAAGTTGTTAATGATAACTACGGACACGAAATCGGCGATAAAGTGCTTATAAATATAGTAAAGTTAGTAAAGAATAGAATCAGAAAAACTGATTTTATAGCTAGATGGGGCGGAGAAGAGTTTATGATACTTCTTACCAATACCAATTTACACTTTGCAAAAAAGTTAGCTTTAGAGCTAAAAGGTGGAATGTATAAGTTAGATATTCCAGAAATTGAATTTGTTACTGCAAGCTTTGGAGTCACAACATATCACGAATCTGATACTGTTAATTCAATAGTTAAAAGAGTTGATAAGCTGATGTATGCAGCAAAAGCAGCTGGTAAAGATTGTGTAATGTGTGATTTTGACGTTCAAAATTTATAA
- a CDS encoding DUF3311 domain-containing protein: MKTLKLVLTLIPFCWTILMIPFVNRVKPIVLGLPFLAFWLVAGIFVAFICLSIIYKIDTKNPNQ; the protein is encoded by the coding sequence ATGAAGACTTTAAAACTAGTTTTAACTTTAATACCGTTTTGTTGGACAATTTTAATGATTCCATTTGTTAATAGAGTCAAACCAATTGTTCTGGGACTTCCATTTTTAGCCTTTTGGTTGGTAGCTGGAATATTTGTAGCATTTATATGTCTAAGCATAATTTACAAAATAGATACGAAAAATCCTAATCAATAG
- a CDS encoding sodium:solute symporter family protein, translating to MSNEFLALGIIFAFIFITTIVGMLPGMREKLNLEGWAIGGRGFGRWLSWFILAGEIYTAFAFLGASGWAYARGGPTFYILGYGALAYVVGYYLLPKISPIGKKFGLMTQPDLVQHIYDSKLLGILTAIIGVLFLLPYLQLQLTGLGIIIQTCSYGLFTKVPAMLIAFTLVAIFVYLSGLKGVASTAVIKDVVMIVAVVFFGLYLPFHFFGNVGNMFEALDAAKPGFLTLPGPTKVLDSSWVMSTLVLTSLGFYMWPHFSANSFSAKGPEVLRHNAVFLPLYQICLLFPMLIGFTALLIIPGLSNPDMSFMLMVQKVFPGWALGLVGGAGALACMIPASDLILNTSMIFTRNIYCRGFNPKADHAHQKFVARIVVFIITATALCLAIFAPNLLVNLLLVGYSGVTQFFPMIVLGLFWKKATKVASFCGLIVGEILVVYLIFNKLDPISILGFHLNAGFFALTVNMIIFVVVSFLTSSKENIARKEQRLIT from the coding sequence ATGTCAAATGAATTCTTAGCGTTAGGAATTATTTTTGCGTTTATTTTTATAACTACTATAGTTGGTATGCTTCCAGGAATGAGAGAAAAACTTAACTTAGAAGGTTGGGCTATTGGAGGTAGAGGATTTGGTAGATGGCTTAGCTGGTTTATCTTGGCTGGCGAGATTTATACTGCTTTTGCCTTTCTTGGCGCAAGTGGATGGGCATATGCAAGAGGTGGACCTACTTTTTACATATTAGGATATGGCGCTCTAGCTTATGTGGTAGGATATTATCTGCTTCCAAAAATTTCGCCTATTGGCAAAAAATTTGGCCTAATGACTCAACCCGATTTAGTTCAACATATTTATGATAGTAAACTATTAGGAATTTTGACAGCTATAATTGGTGTGCTCTTTCTTTTGCCATATCTTCAACTTCAACTAACAGGTCTTGGCATAATAATTCAAACGTGTTCTTATGGTTTATTTACTAAAGTGCCGGCTATGTTAATAGCATTTACTCTTGTAGCTATTTTTGTATATCTTAGTGGGCTTAAAGGTGTTGCTTCGACTGCAGTTATAAAAGATGTAGTAATGATAGTTGCTGTAGTTTTTTTTGGTTTATATTTGCCTTTTCATTTTTTTGGTAATGTTGGAAATATGTTTGAGGCATTAGATGCTGCAAAACCAGGATTTTTGACACTTCCTGGTCCGACCAAGGTTCTTGATTCAAGCTGGGTAATGTCTACTCTTGTTCTTACAAGCCTCGGCTTTTATATGTGGCCACACTTTTCAGCTAATAGTTTTAGTGCGAAGGGTCCTGAAGTGTTAAGACACAATGCAGTTTTTCTTCCTCTATATCAAATTTGTTTGCTCTTTCCAATGCTTATTGGTTTTACAGCATTATTGATCATACCTGGCTTAAGCAACCCTGATATGTCTTTTATGTTAATGGTTCAAAAGGTGTTTCCAGGCTGGGCTCTAGGTCTTGTTGGAGGAGCAGGTGCACTGGCTTGTATGATTCCTGCCTCTGATTTGATATTAAATACATCGATGATCTTTACCAGAAATATTTATTGTAGAGGCTTTAATCCCAAGGCCGATCACGCACATCAGAAATTTGTTGCAAGAATAGTAGTTTTTATAATTACTGCTACAGCTCTTTGTTTGGCAATTTTTGCTCCAAACCTTTTGGTTAACCTTCTTTTAGTTGGGTATTCTGGAGTTACTCAATTTTTTCCTATGATTGTACTTGGACTTTTTTGGAAAAAAGCTACTAAAGTTGCATCTTTTTGTGGATTAATTGTTGGGGAAATTTTAGTAGTTTATTTAATATTTAACAAACTAGATCCAATATCGATATTAGGATTTCATTTAAATGCAGGTTTTTTTGCTTTAACTGTGAATATGATAATATTTGTAGTAGTAAGCTTTTTGACCTCTAGTAAAGAAAATATAGCTAGAAAGGAGCAAAGATTAATCACATAA
- a CDS encoding M20 metallopeptidase family protein codes for MFNELNSLQSIFDYVIEMRRYFHMNPELGLEEFNTQKKIISELENLGLNPQKIGKTGVVCDIEGNGSKRLAIRADIDALPIDDQIDKPYRSRVPNVCHACGHDGHIAMLLGLARFFSENIILLSGKLRLIFQPNEEKVPIGGAKRLIEEGVLNDVDIIIGAHLWQPIECGKIGISYDRMMACADEFVIKISGRGGHGSMPHQTIDPIITGSQIILALKMITSTNIDPLENAVLSIGLFNAGSAFNIIPDSSVIKGTVRTFSQEVRETMFRRIREVCEGICASNGAKFDLEPIFGYPSLINHKDIAKIIESSAIEVLGEENVQHIKPVMGAEDFSYYLQKIKGAFFFIGAGNVSKGIIYPHHHPHFDIDENALKIGLKVFINSTIKILK; via the coding sequence ATGTTCAACGAATTAAACTCTTTACAAAGCATTTTTGATTATGTAATCGAGATGAGAAGATATTTTCATATGAATCCAGAACTAGGATTAGAAGAGTTTAACACTCAGAAAAAAATAATATCAGAATTAGAAAATTTGGGACTAAACCCTCAAAAAATAGGTAAAACTGGGGTAGTTTGTGATATTGAGGGGAATGGTTCAAAAAGACTTGCCATAAGAGCGGATATTGATGCTCTTCCAATAGATGATCAAATTGATAAACCTTATAGATCAAGAGTTCCTAATGTATGTCATGCATGTGGACACGACGGTCATATCGCAATGCTCTTAGGGTTGGCAAGATTTTTTTCAGAAAACATTATTTTACTTTCTGGCAAGTTGAGACTAATATTTCAGCCCAATGAAGAAAAAGTCCCTATTGGCGGTGCTAAAAGATTAATTGAAGAAGGTGTGTTAAACGATGTAGATATTATTATTGGTGCACATTTATGGCAACCAATAGAATGTGGGAAAATAGGTATTAGTTATGATAGGATGATGGCTTGTGCTGATGAATTTGTTATCAAAATTAGCGGTCGAGGTGGACATGGGTCAATGCCACATCAAACTATTGACCCAATAATTACAGGTTCTCAAATAATTCTTGCGCTTAAAATGATTACATCAACCAATATAGATCCACTTGAAAATGCAGTTTTATCAATAGGTCTTTTTAATGCAGGTTCTGCTTTTAACATAATTCCTGATAGTTCAGTTATAAAGGGGACAGTAAGAACGTTTTCTCAAGAAGTTAGAGAAACAATGTTTAGGCGTATCAGAGAAGTTTGTGAAGGAATTTGTGCATCGAATGGTGCAAAATTTGATTTGGAACCAATTTTTGGTTATCCTTCTCTAATAAATCATAAGGATATTGCCAAAATAATTGAAAGTTCTGCTATTGAAGTTTTAGGAGAAGAAAATGTTCAGCACATAAAACCAGTTATGGGAGCTGAAGATTTTTCTTATTACTTACAGAAAATAAAAGGTGCCTTCTTTTTCATAGGAGCAGGTAATGTTTCAAAGGGCATAATCTATCCCCATCATCACCCTCATTTCGATATTGATGAAAATGCTCTTAAGATAGGGCTTAAAGTTTTTATTAATTCAACTATTAAGATTTTAAAATAA
- a CDS encoding asparaginase: protein MKKVVIIATGGTIAMKKNNSGKSSPAIFGEKLIESVPCIREIADFEIVNFSNFASCNMSPENLIRLAKKVEDILKNKDINGIVITHGTDTVEESAFFLELTIDDERPIIFTAAQRDASEIDSDGPRNIKNAARIATDERAKNRGVMVSLNEEIFGALYVQKTHTSNIKTFSSGEMGMIGYVDIDKICFYNFQKSKIKFKIPENFPVVIPIMAFTGMDSNLIEFCVRSGARGIVIEAFGRGNVPPELEDGILFAREKKIPVVITSRCYNGRVLPVYSYKGGSSRLKDFGCIFSEGLSTAKSRLLLGLALTQTDDSSEIQDIFTNILC from the coding sequence ATGAAAAAAGTAGTAATTATAGCAACTGGTGGTACAATTGCAATGAAAAAAAACAATTCAGGTAAGTCATCTCCAGCTATTTTTGGCGAAAAACTTATTGAAAGTGTTCCTTGTATTAGAGAAATTGCAGATTTTGAAATTGTAAACTTTAGTAATTTTGCAAGTTGCAATATGAGTCCAGAAAATTTGATAAGATTAGCTAAAAAAGTTGAAGATATATTAAAAAATAAAGATATAAATGGGATAGTTATTACTCATGGTACTGATACTGTTGAAGAGAGCGCCTTTTTTTTGGAACTAACCATTGATGACGAGAGACCTATAATTTTTACTGCTGCTCAAAGAGATGCTTCAGAAATTGATTCAGATGGTCCAAGAAATATTAAAAATGCAGCAAGAATAGCTACTGATGAGCGTGCGAAAAATAGAGGTGTAATGGTTTCTTTAAACGAAGAAATTTTTGGGGCTTTATATGTTCAAAAAACCCACACAAGCAACATTAAAACATTTAGTTCTGGTGAGATGGGTATGATTGGCTATGTTGATATAGACAAAATCTGCTTTTATAATTTCCAAAAATCTAAAATAAAATTCAAAATTCCTGAAAACTTTCCGGTTGTAATTCCAATCATGGCCTTTACAGGAATGGATTCAAACTTGATAGAGTTTTGTGTAAGAAGTGGTGCAAGAGGAATAGTAATAGAAGCATTTGGTCGGGGAAATGTGCCGCCAGAATTAGAGGATGGAATATTGTTTGCTCGTGAGAAAAAAATTCCTGTAGTAATCACGTCAAGATGTTATAATGGCAGAGTATTGCCAGTATATTCATATAAAGGCGGTTCAAGTAGACTTAAAGACTTTGGATGTATATTTTCTGAGGGTCTTTCTACTGCAAAATCAAGACTACTTTTAGGTCTTGCACTTACTCAAACAGATGATAGTTCTGAAATACAGGATATTTTTACTAATATTTTATGTTAG
- a CDS encoding BCAM0308 family protein: MNGRKDRLLKDYLHDPYFVKEKYPEPSVCERCGVVFNEGIFSWVKPVPKEFPKMICPACRRLEDKCEGGIVLLTGKFLKNHKEEIINIVKNVETYKIEKRPLERIMSIIEDENGIEIKTTYEHLARRIGEAINNAFKGELKITYPEGEKYVRVKWFRDE, encoded by the coding sequence ATGAATGGTAGAAAGGATAGACTTTTGAAAGATTATCTTCACGATCCTTATTTCGTTAAAGAAAAATATCCCGAACCATCAGTTTGTGAAAGATGTGGAGTAGTGTTTAATGAAGGAATATTTAGCTGGGTAAAGCCTGTACCAAAAGAATTTCCAAAAATGATTTGTCCTGCTTGTAGAAGGCTAGAAGATAAATGTGAGGGTGGTATAGTTTTACTTACTGGGAAATTTTTAAAAAATCATAAAGAAGAAATTATTAACATAGTAAAAAATGTTGAAACTTATAAAATTGAGAAAAGACCACTTGAAAGAATAATGTCTATTATTGAAGATGAAAATGGTATAGAGATAAAAACAACATACGAACATCTTGCTAGAAGAATTGGAGAAGCAATAAACAACGCTTTTAAAGGCGAGCTTAAAATAACCTATCCTGAAGGTGAAAAATATGTTAGAGTGAAGTGGTTTAGAGATGAATAA
- a CDS encoding biotin--[acetyl-CoA-carboxylase] ligase, whose protein sequence is MKEFEKILFLKRVESTQDVSRDWIRKYDFSPVIVASEQTKGRGQRNSYWQSNKGGLWFSLSLKNFSTFKDTLLPLMCSYAVLKAIENLVLQPMIKWPNDVVLLHKKVAGILVEKFSFNGSIYYICGFGINVNNEINIADIRYPAINLKSIIKKEININILLFSILETFEKVLENFSDNFFDMILKDINNKLFLKNEFVKIEKQNEIVYNAILDSIGSQGELIYILNGEYHSLYSGRITF, encoded by the coding sequence TTGAAAGAATTTGAAAAAATATTATTCTTAAAAAGGGTTGAGAGTACACAGGATGTATCAAGAGATTGGATAAGAAAATATGATTTTTCACCTGTTATAGTTGCATCTGAACAAACTAAAGGAAGGGGACAACGAAATTCTTATTGGCAATCCAACAAGGGTGGTTTGTGGTTTTCTCTTTCGTTAAAAAATTTTTCTACATTTAAAGATACACTTTTACCTTTAATGTGTTCTTACGCAGTATTAAAAGCTATTGAAAATTTAGTTTTACAGCCAATGATCAAGTGGCCAAACGACGTAGTTTTATTGCACAAAAAGGTTGCAGGTATACTTGTAGAAAAATTTAGTTTTAATGGTTCAATATATTATATTTGTGGATTTGGAATAAACGTTAATAATGAGATAAATATTGCAGATATTAGATATCCTGCAATTAATTTGAAGTCGATCATTAAAAAAGAAATAAATATTAATATACTTTTATTTAGTATTTTAGAAACTTTTGAAAAAGTTTTAGAGAATTTTTCTGACAATTTTTTTGATATGATATTAAAAGATATTAATAATAAGCTTTTTTTAAAAAATGAATTTGTAAAAATTGAGAAACAAAATGAAATTGTTTATAATGCAATTTTAGATTCTATTGGATCTCAAGGAGAATTAATTTACATTTTGAACGGCGAGTATCATTCTTTGTATTCTGGAAGAATTACTTTTTAA